The proteins below come from a single Geobacillus thermoleovorans genomic window:
- a CDS encoding RidA family protein: MRKVETTKAPQAIGPYSQGIIVNNMFYSSGQIPLTPEGELVKGDIQAQTHQVFQNLKAVLEAAGASLDTVVKTTVFLKNMDDFAAMNEVYSQYFPNHKPARSCVEVARLPKDVLVEIEVVALVP; the protein is encoded by the coding sequence ATGAGAAAGGTAGAGACAACGAAGGCGCCGCAAGCGATCGGCCCATATTCGCAAGGGATCATCGTCAACAACATGTTTTACAGCTCGGGGCAAATCCCGCTCACTCCAGAAGGGGAATTGGTGAAAGGCGACATTCAAGCGCAGACGCATCAAGTGTTCCAAAACTTGAAGGCCGTATTGGAAGCGGCCGGCGCTTCGCTCGATACGGTGGTGAAAACGACCGTATTTCTGAAAAATATGGATGATTTCGCGGCCATGAATGAAGTGTACAGCCAATACTTCCCGAACCATAAGCCGGCGCGCTCGTGCGTGGAAGTAGCCCGGCTGCCGAAAGATGTCCTTGTCGAAATTGAAGTCGTTGCCCTCGTTCCGTAA
- a CDS encoding anti-sigma-F factor Fin family protein yields the protein MALHYYCRHCGAKVGTIEQMPIYSEKLGFHHLTEEERLEMISYEPNGDIHVKTICEDCQEALARNPEWHQYEKFIH from the coding sequence ATGGCGCTACATTACTATTGCCGCCATTGCGGTGCAAAAGTCGGAACGATTGAGCAAATGCCGATATACAGCGAGAAACTGGGATTCCACCACTTAACGGAAGAGGAACGGCTCGAGATGATTTCGTATGAACCGAACGGTGACATTCATGTGAAAACGATTTGCGAAGACTGTCAAGAGGCGCTGGCGCGAAACCCAGAATGGCATCAATACGAAAAATTCATCCATTAA
- a CDS encoding small, acid-soluble spore protein, alpha/beta type: MGRRRGIMSQRLKEELAKELGFYDVVQREGWGAIRAKDAGNMVRLAIERAERQLAGTTE; encoded by the coding sequence TTGGGTCGACGCCGCGGGATTATGTCGCAACGCTTGAAAGAAGAGCTGGCGAAAGAGTTGGGCTTTTACGATGTCGTGCAACGTGAGGGGTGGGGCGCCATCCGCGCGAAAGACGCAGGAAACATGGTCAGATTGGCGATTGAACGGGCGGAGCGGCAGCTGGCCGGAACAACGGAATAG
- the glmU gene encoding bifunctional UDP-N-acetylglucosamine diphosphorylase/glucosamine-1-phosphate N-acetyltransferase GlmU — MKRYAVILAAGQGTRMKSKWYKVLHPVCGKPMVQHVIDQVSKLGVEKTIAVVGFGAEQVKEQLGSQCEYALQEEQLGTAHAVMQAAPHLRGLEGVTIVVCGDTPLITAETMETLVEHHMAAKAKATVLTAIADDPSGYGRIVRNQAGHVEKIVEHKDASEQERNIREINTGIYCFDNQTLFQALTKVTNHNAQGEYYLTDVIEIIKADGGVVSAYQAPSFEETIGVNDRIALAEAERIMRARICRQHMKNGVTIIDPASTYISAEAMIGRDTVIYPGTVIEGETVIGEDCVIGPNSEIKNCYIGHRTSIRHSVAHDSEIGSDVTIGPFAHIRPLSKIDDEVRIGNFVEVKKSTFGKGSKAPHLSYIGDAEVGADVNLGCGSITVNYDGVNKHMTKIENGAFIGCNVNLIAPVTVGQGAYVAAGSTITNDVPGRALAIARARQVNKENYVDRLPGKKKS; from the coding sequence ATGAAGCGATATGCGGTCATTTTGGCGGCCGGACAAGGGACGAGGATGAAATCAAAGTGGTATAAAGTGCTTCATCCCGTTTGCGGCAAGCCAATGGTTCAGCACGTCATCGACCAAGTGTCGAAGCTTGGGGTGGAAAAAACGATTGCGGTAGTGGGATTTGGGGCGGAACAAGTGAAAGAACAGCTCGGCTCTCAGTGTGAATATGCCCTGCAGGAGGAGCAACTCGGGACGGCGCATGCAGTAATGCAGGCGGCTCCGCATTTGCGCGGCCTTGAAGGAGTGACGATTGTCGTCTGTGGGGATACGCCGCTCATCACCGCTGAGACGATGGAGACGCTCGTCGAGCATCATATGGCCGCCAAGGCGAAGGCGACCGTATTGACGGCCATCGCTGATGATCCGTCCGGATATGGCCGCATTGTCCGCAACCAGGCTGGCCATGTCGAGAAAATTGTCGAACATAAGGATGCGAGCGAGCAAGAGCGGAACATTCGCGAGATTAACACGGGAATCTATTGCTTTGACAACCAGACATTGTTTCAAGCGCTTACAAAAGTGACCAACCACAACGCTCAAGGTGAATATTATTTAACGGATGTGATTGAAATTATCAAAGCCGACGGCGGCGTTGTATCCGCCTATCAGGCGCCGTCGTTTGAGGAAACGATCGGCGTAAACGACCGCATCGCCCTCGCCGAAGCGGAGCGGATCATGCGTGCTCGAATTTGCCGTCAGCATATGAAAAACGGGGTCACGATCATCGATCCGGCTTCCACTTATATTTCCGCCGAGGCGATGATCGGACGCGACACGGTCATTTACCCCGGCACGGTGATTGAAGGCGAGACGGTGATCGGTGAAGACTGCGTCATTGGACCAAATTCGGAAATTAAAAATTGCTATATCGGCCATCGCACATCGATTCGCCATTCGGTCGCCCATGACAGCGAGATTGGTTCGGATGTGACGATCGGCCCGTTCGCCCATATTCGACCGCTGTCAAAAATCGACGATGAGGTGCGGATCGGCAATTTCGTCGAGGTGAAAAAATCGACGTTCGGCAAAGGAAGCAAGGCGCCGCATTTGAGTTATATCGGCGATGCTGAAGTCGGCGCCGATGTCAATCTTGGCTGCGGGTCGATTACGGTCAACTACGACGGCGTGAATAAGCATATGACCAAAATCGAAAATGGGGCGTTTATCGGTTGCAATGTCAATTTGATTGCACCGGTTACGGTAGGACAAGGCGCTTACGTCGCCGCCGGATCGACGATCACGAATGACGTCCCCGGTCGCGCGCTCGCCATTGCCCGCGCCCGGCAAGTCAATAAAGAAAATTATGTCGATCGCCTGCCAGGCAAGAAAAAATCTTAG
- the purR gene encoding pur operon repressor gives MKLRRSGRLVDMTHYLLERPHQLIPLTFFAERYESAKSSISEDLAIIKQTFEQQGIGTVRTLPGAAGGVQYIPKMAAEEAEEVVAYLCEQLSRPDRLLPGGYLYMTDILGDPRIMNKIGRLYASMFADRPVDVVMTIATNGIPFAYAIANFLYVPVVIVRHDNKVTEGPMVSINYVSGSSKRIQTMVLSKRSLAEGANVLIVDDFMKAGGTINGMISLLQEFNGNVSGIGVLVESEEAKERLVDEYISLVKLSEVDVKEKRIAVKEGNYKAFL, from the coding sequence ATGAAGCTAAGGCGAAGCGGCCGTTTAGTTGATATGACGCATTATCTTCTTGAACGGCCACATCAGCTCATTCCGCTTACATTTTTTGCCGAGCGGTACGAATCGGCCAAATCGTCGATCAGCGAAGATTTGGCCATCATTAAGCAGACGTTCGAGCAGCAAGGAATCGGAACCGTTCGGACGCTGCCCGGCGCTGCCGGTGGCGTGCAATACATTCCAAAAATGGCTGCTGAGGAAGCGGAAGAAGTGGTTGCGTATTTGTGTGAACAACTGTCGCGTCCGGATCGGCTTCTTCCCGGCGGATATTTGTATATGACCGACATTCTTGGCGATCCCCGTATTATGAACAAAATCGGCCGCCTTTATGCGTCGATGTTTGCCGACCGTCCGGTGGATGTCGTCATGACGATCGCCACCAATGGGATTCCGTTCGCGTATGCCATCGCCAACTTTTTGTATGTGCCCGTTGTCATCGTCCGCCATGACAATAAAGTGACAGAAGGACCGATGGTGAGCATCAATTACGTATCCGGCTCGTCCAAACGCATCCAAACGATGGTCCTATCGAAGCGCAGCTTAGCGGAAGGAGCCAATGTGCTCATCGTCGACGATTTTATGAAGGCGGGGGGTACAATCAACGGCATGATCAGTTTGCTGCAGGAGTTTAACGGCAATGTCTCCGGCATTGGCGTGCTCGTCGAGTCGGAGGAGGCGAAAGAACGGTTGGTCGACGAATACATTTCACTCGTCAAACTGTCCGAGGTCGACGTAAAAGAAAAGCGGATCGCTGTCAAAGAAGGCAATTACAAAGCGTTTTTATAG
- the spoVG gene encoding septation regulator SpoVG has translation MEVTDVRLRRVNTEGRMKAIASITLDNEFVVHDIRVIDGNNGLFVAMPSKRTPDGEFRDIAHPINSATRGKIQEAILAEYHRLGKLEEELEEAGAS, from the coding sequence ATGGAAGTGACAGACGTAAGATTACGCCGCGTCAATACCGAAGGACGGATGAAAGCGATCGCCTCCATTACGTTGGACAACGAGTTCGTCGTCCATGACATCCGCGTCATCGACGGAAACAATGGGCTGTTCGTCGCGATGCCGAGCAAGCGCACACCAGATGGGGAGTTCCGTGATATCGCTCATCCGATCAATTCCGCCACGCGCGGGAAAATCCAGGAGGCGATCCTCGCTGAATATCACCGCCTCGGGAAGTTGGAAGAAGAACTTGAAGAAGCTGGCGCTTCGTAA
- a CDS encoding ribose-phosphate diphosphokinase has translation MSDCQHQLKLFALNSNMKLAKEIAEVMGIELGKCSVSRFSDGEIQINIEESIRGDDVFVIQSTSVPVNEHLMELLIMIDALKRASARTINIVMPYYGYARQDRKARSREPITAKLVANLLETAGASRVITLDLHAPQIQGFFDIPIDHLMGVPILADYFKSKQLEDIVVVSPDHGGVTRARKLADRLKAPIAIIDKRRPKPNVAEVMNIVGQVAGKTAILIDDIIDTAGTITLAANALAESGAKEVYACCTHPVLSGPAIERIQSSKIKELVVTNSIALPEEKKIDKIVELSVAPLIAEAITRVYEMKSVSVLFD, from the coding sequence ATGTCTGACTGTCAGCATCAATTAAAATTGTTCGCTCTGAACTCGAACATGAAGTTGGCGAAGGAAATTGCAGAAGTCATGGGAATCGAGCTCGGCAAATGTTCCGTTTCCCGTTTCAGCGACGGGGAAATTCAAATCAACATTGAAGAAAGCATCCGCGGCGACGATGTGTTCGTCATTCAATCGACGAGCGTGCCGGTCAATGAGCATTTGATGGAGTTGCTTATCATGATCGACGCGTTAAAGCGCGCCTCGGCCCGCACGATCAATATCGTGATGCCGTATTACGGCTATGCCCGTCAAGACCGGAAAGCGCGTTCGCGCGAACCGATTACAGCGAAGCTGGTCGCCAACTTGCTCGAGACGGCCGGAGCGTCGCGCGTCATCACGCTTGATTTGCATGCCCCCCAAATTCAAGGATTTTTCGATATTCCAATCGATCATTTGATGGGTGTGCCCATTTTGGCGGATTATTTCAAAAGTAAACAATTGGAAGATATTGTCGTCGTCTCTCCGGACCATGGGGGTGTCACAAGGGCGCGCAAGCTCGCCGACCGCTTGAAAGCGCCGATTGCCATTATCGATAAGCGCCGGCCGAAGCCGAACGTGGCGGAAGTGATGAACATTGTCGGGCAAGTGGCGGGGAAAACGGCCATTTTGATTGATGACATTATCGATACGGCCGGCACGATTACACTCGCGGCCAACGCTCTAGCGGAAAGCGGAGCGAAGGAAGTGTACGCGTGCTGCACCCATCCGGTGCTGTCTGGTCCAGCGATCGAGCGCATTCAAAGTTCCAAAATTAAGGAACTGGTCGTCACCAATTCAATTGCCTTGCCAGAAGAGAAAAAAATTGATAAAATTGTAGAGCTGTCGGTGGCTCCGCTTATTGCTGAAGCGATTACGCGCGTGTATGAAATGAAGTCTGTCAGCGTCCTGTTCGACTAA
- the mfd gene encoding transcription-repair coupling factor, whose amino-acid sequence MLSLHRYLAENQDVRTIIEGLHVRLKEQLVAGLSGSARSVFISTLYKETGRPLLVVSHNLFQAQKMYDDLVSLLGPEDVFLYSVNEVIAAEMAVASPELKAQRLEIMNHWAQGGKGVVVCPVAGLRRLLPPPSLWKQYLFTFSVGQEFDVERCKQKFVQMGYKRVGTVSAPGEFSVRGGIIDIYPLTAELPYRIELFDTEIESIRTFTPDDQRSQGQIERIMIGPADEIILDGETRRRGIERIEAGLASSLETMKDEAAKQRMYEHIHAELEQLREGQEIEQQYKYMSLFYEKVASLLDYLPEDGVLLMDEMSRLQEAAERLDREEAEWYTSLLDSGKMIHGVPLSHSFSELLQKHRFQRVYLSLFLRHVPYAHPQNVVNITCKQMQNFHGQMALLQSEVERWKKANYAVVFLAPNAERVKKLQSLLQDYEIDALPLARDAALLHGKCQLLEGDLNTGFELPLQKIAVITEEELFKKRVKRPVRRQKLSNAERIKSYAELQVGDYVVHVNHGIGKYLGIETLEINGVHKDYIHIQYQGGDTLYVPVDQMDQVQKYVGSEGKEPKIYKLGGSEWKKVKKKVESSVQDIAEDLIKLYAEREASKGYAFSPDTEMQREFEAAFPYQETEDQLRSIEEIKRDMESDKPMDRLLCGDVGYGKTEVALRAAFKAIMDGKQVAFLVPTTILAQQHYETVRERFQGFPINVGLLNRFRTKKQQAEIIKGLKDGTIDMVIGTHRLLSKDVKFKDLGLLIIDEEQRFGVAHKEKIKQLKANIDVLTLTATPIPRTLHMSMIGVRDLSIIETPPENRFPVQTYVMEYTPELVKEAIERELARDGQVFFLYNHIEDIDLKAEEIAQLVPEARVTYVHGRMSETELESTILAFLEGQYDVLVTTTIIETGIDIPNVNTLIVYDADRMGLSQLYQLRGRVGRSNRVAYAYFTYRKDKVLNEAAEKRLQAIKEFTELGSGFKIAMRDLSIRGAGNILGAEQHGFIDSVGFDLYSQMLKEAIEKRRGIKREDERPDVVIDVEVDAYIPSTYIADELQKIEMYKRFKAVETLEDVEALREEMVDRFGDYPDEVAYLFQIAELKVLAKQLGVESMKQHKQQIDILFTEQASKTVEIQRLSDIGRRHGRLFGFGMDGAKLKIVLYIKEMKPHEWLMILEETLRRLSGVENEKSVTA is encoded by the coding sequence GTGCTTTCGTTGCATCGCTATTTAGCTGAAAACCAAGATGTCCGTACGATCATCGAGGGGCTCCATGTCCGTTTGAAGGAACAGCTTGTCGCCGGGCTGTCCGGATCGGCCCGGTCTGTTTTTATTTCCACGCTTTACAAGGAGACAGGCCGGCCGCTGTTAGTCGTCTCTCACAATTTGTTTCAGGCGCAAAAAATGTATGACGATCTCGTTTCGTTGCTCGGGCCGGAAGACGTGTTCCTTTATTCAGTAAACGAAGTGATCGCCGCTGAGATGGCGGTCGCCAGCCCGGAGCTGAAGGCACAGCGCCTAGAGATTATGAACCATTGGGCGCAAGGCGGAAAAGGAGTCGTCGTCTGCCCGGTCGCCGGCTTGCGGCGTTTGTTGCCGCCGCCGTCGCTTTGGAAGCAGTATTTGTTCACCTTCTCCGTTGGACAAGAGTTCGATGTAGAACGTTGTAAACAGAAGTTTGTGCAAATGGGGTACAAACGGGTCGGCACCGTTTCCGCCCCCGGAGAGTTCAGCGTCCGCGGCGGCATCATCGACATTTATCCATTGACCGCTGAGCTTCCGTACCGCATCGAGCTGTTTGATACGGAAATCGAATCGATTCGGACGTTCACCCCTGACGACCAACGTTCGCAAGGGCAAATCGAGCGCATCATGATCGGGCCGGCCGATGAAATCATTCTCGATGGTGAGACGCGGCGCCGAGGAATCGAGCGGATTGAAGCGGGGCTTGCGTCGAGTTTGGAGACGATGAAAGATGAGGCCGCCAAACAGCGGATGTATGAACATATTCACGCTGAGCTTGAGCAATTGCGCGAGGGGCAGGAAATCGAGCAACAATATAAATATATGTCCCTTTTTTATGAAAAGGTTGCGAGTTTGCTAGATTACCTGCCAGAAGACGGCGTGCTGCTCATGGATGAAATGAGCCGGCTGCAAGAGGCGGCGGAACGGTTGGACCGCGAAGAGGCGGAATGGTATACGAGTTTGCTTGACAGTGGGAAAATGATTCATGGCGTGCCGCTTTCGCATTCGTTTTCTGAATTATTGCAAAAACATCGATTCCAGCGGGTATACTTATCGTTGTTTTTGCGCCATGTTCCGTATGCCCACCCACAAAACGTCGTCAATATTACGTGCAAACAAATGCAAAACTTCCATGGGCAAATGGCGCTTCTTCAATCCGAAGTCGAGCGGTGGAAAAAGGCAAACTATGCGGTCGTCTTTTTGGCGCCGAATGCAGAGCGGGTGAAAAAGCTGCAATCATTGCTTCAAGATTATGAGATTGACGCGCTGCCGCTCGCGCGCGATGCGGCTTTGCTGCATGGCAAATGCCAGCTCCTTGAAGGAGATTTAAATACCGGGTTTGAATTGCCGTTGCAAAAAATTGCCGTCATCACAGAAGAAGAGTTGTTCAAAAAACGGGTCAAACGCCCGGTGCGCCGGCAAAAGCTGTCCAACGCCGAGCGGATCAAAAGCTACGCCGAATTGCAAGTCGGCGACTACGTCGTCCATGTCAACCATGGCATCGGGAAATATTTAGGCATCGAGACGTTAGAAATCAACGGGGTGCATAAAGACTATATTCATATCCAGTACCAAGGCGGCGATACGCTGTATGTTCCGGTCGACCAAATGGATCAAGTGCAAAAATACGTCGGCTCGGAAGGAAAAGAACCAAAAATTTACAAACTAGGCGGTTCGGAATGGAAAAAGGTCAAAAAGAAAGTGGAATCATCCGTCCAGGATATTGCTGAAGATTTAATCAAGCTGTACGCCGAGCGTGAGGCAAGCAAAGGATATGCGTTTTCGCCGGACACCGAGATGCAGCGCGAATTTGAAGCGGCGTTTCCGTATCAAGAGACGGAAGATCAGCTTCGGTCGATTGAGGAAATTAAGCGTGATATGGAGAGCGACAAACCGATGGACCGCCTCCTTTGCGGCGACGTCGGCTACGGGAAGACGGAAGTGGCGTTGCGGGCGGCGTTTAAAGCCATTATGGACGGCAAACAAGTGGCCTTTCTTGTGCCGACCACGATTTTGGCCCAACAGCATTACGAAACGGTGCGCGAACGGTTTCAAGGGTTCCCAATCAACGTCGGACTGTTGAACCGCTTCCGGACGAAAAAGCAACAAGCCGAGATCATCAAAGGGCTAAAAGATGGGACGATCGATATGGTCATTGGAACGCATCGGCTGCTGTCGAAAGACGTGAAGTTTAAAGATTTAGGCTTGCTCATTATCGACGAGGAGCAACGGTTTGGCGTGGCGCATAAAGAAAAAATTAAGCAGCTGAAGGCGAACATCGACGTGCTCACCTTAACGGCGACGCCGATTCCGCGTACGTTGCATATGTCGATGATCGGCGTGCGCGATTTGTCGATCATCGAGACGCCGCCTGAAAACCGATTCCCGGTGCAAACGTATGTCATGGAATATACGCCCGAACTCGTCAAAGAGGCGATTGAACGTGAGCTCGCCCGCGACGGGCAGGTGTTTTTCCTTTACAACCATATTGAAGATATCGACTTGAAAGCGGAAGAAATCGCACAGCTTGTCCCGGAAGCGCGCGTCACTTACGTGCATGGTCGCATGTCGGAAACGGAGCTCGAATCGACGATTTTGGCGTTTTTGGAAGGGCAATACGATGTGCTGGTGACGACGACGATCATTGAAACGGGCATCGATATTCCGAATGTCAACACGCTTATCGTCTATGACGCCGACCGGATGGGATTGTCGCAGCTGTATCAGCTGCGCGGGCGCGTCGGCCGCTCCAACCGCGTCGCTTATGCGTATTTCACCTATCGGAAAGATAAAGTGCTCAATGAAGCGGCAGAAAAGCGGCTGCAAGCCATTAAAGAGTTTACCGAGCTCGGCTCTGGTTTTAAAATTGCCATGCGCGATTTGTCGATCCGCGGCGCGGGCAACATTCTCGGCGCCGAACAGCACGGCTTTATCGACTCGGTCGGATTCGATTTGTATTCGCAAATGTTGAAAGAAGCGATCGAGAAACGGCGCGGCATCAAGCGAGAAGACGAGCGGCCGGATGTCGTCATCGATGTCGAAGTCGACGCCTATATTCCGAGCACATACATTGCAGACGAGTTGCAAAAGATCGAGATGTACAAGCGATTTAAGGCAGTGGAGACGCTCGAAGACGTTGAGGCGCTGCGTGAGGAAATGGTCGACCGCTTCGGCGATTATCCAGATGAAGTTGCGTATTTGTTCCAAATTGCTGAGTTGAAGGTGTTGGCCAAGCAGCTTGGCGTCGAATCGATGAAGCAACATAAGCAGCAAATTGACATCTTGTTTACTGAACAGGCATCGAAAACGGTGGAAATCCAGCGTCTATCTGACATCGGACGCCGGCATGGCCGCTTATTCGGGTTTGGCATGGACGGAGCGAAGCTGAAAATTGTGCTCTATATCAAGGAAATGAAGCCGCACGAGTGGCTGATGATTTTAGAGGAGACGCTGCGGCGGCTGTCTGGGGTGGAAAATGAGAAGTCGGTGACGGCATAA
- the veg gene encoding biofilm formation stimulator Veg gives MPKTLSDIKKTLDSNIGKRLTLRANGGRRKMIERCGILAETYPSVFVIELDQKENSFERVSFSYADVLTETVKLTFWDDEQAGGQ, from the coding sequence ATGCCAAAGACTTTATCCGATATTAAAAAAACGCTGGATTCCAATATCGGGAAACGGTTGACGCTGCGGGCCAACGGCGGACGCAGAAAAATGATTGAGCGTTGTGGTATTTTGGCGGAAACATATCCATCCGTATTTGTCATTGAGCTGGATCAAAAAGAGAATTCGTTTGAACGCGTATCGTTCAGCTACGCCGACGTATTGACAGAGACAGTAAAGTTGACGTTTTGGGATGATGAGCAAGCAGGGGGGCAGTAG
- a CDS encoding 50S ribosomal protein L25/general stress protein Ctc translates to MAIVLEAKERTDKKRSTLRRIRSQGGIPAILYGKKVENKMIFVSAAELEKVLREGGRTSLLTLKVGGEDYSVLLREMQRDPLRGELLHADFQAVDLSTEVDIDVEVRLVGEAPGVKDGGVLQQNLHELSIRVLPANIPPVIEVDISGLQVGDTVTVGDVQTDGKFEINHEPSEVIATILPPQQEEEIDSGEQQEAGQPDAAEGRETTPEE, encoded by the coding sequence ATGGCGATTGTGTTGGAAGCGAAAGAACGCACAGACAAAAAACGTTCGACATTGCGGCGTATTCGTTCGCAAGGCGGCATTCCAGCGATTTTGTACGGCAAAAAAGTCGAAAACAAAATGATTTTCGTCAGCGCCGCTGAACTGGAAAAAGTGCTTCGTGAAGGCGGACGCACAAGCTTGCTGACGCTGAAAGTCGGCGGCGAGGACTACTCGGTGTTGCTGCGCGAGATGCAGCGCGATCCGTTGCGTGGCGAGTTGCTTCACGCCGATTTTCAAGCGGTTGATCTATCGACAGAAGTTGATATTGACGTTGAAGTTCGCTTAGTAGGCGAGGCGCCTGGCGTGAAGGATGGCGGCGTGTTGCAGCAAAACTTGCATGAGCTGTCCATCCGCGTCCTGCCGGCGAACATTCCTCCAGTGATCGAAGTGGACATTTCCGGACTGCAAGTCGGTGATACCGTCACCGTTGGCGACGTGCAAACGGACGGCAAATTTGAAATCAATCATGAACCTTCCGAAGTGATCGCCACGATCTTGCCGCCGCAACAAGAGGAAGAAATCGATAGCGGCGAACAGCAAGAGGCAGGGCAGCCTGACGCTGCGGAAGGAAGAGAAACGACGCCAGAAGAGTGA
- the ispE gene encoding 4-(cytidine 5'-diphospho)-2-C-methyl-D-erythritol kinase — MRLSIKAPAKINLSLDVLYKRPDGYHEVKMVMTTIDLADRIELVALPEEDAIRIVSQNRFVPDDCRNLAYQAAKLLKETFSIRQGVAISITKHIPVAAGLAGGSSDAAATLRGLNKLWQLGLTMDELAELGAKIGSDVAFCVYGGTALATGRGEIITPIASPPPCWVVLAKPPIGVSTAEVYRNLELERVSHPDVDAMVRAIERQDYAAICRLVGNVLEEVTLKKYPEVAHIKEQMKRFGADAVLMSGSGPTVFGLIEHDSRMQRVYNGLRGFCDQVFAVRMLGERHSLD; from the coding sequence GTGAGGTTGTCGATAAAAGCGCCGGCGAAAATCAATTTGTCACTCGACGTTCTTTATAAGCGCCCGGATGGTTACCATGAAGTGAAAATGGTGATGACGACGATCGATTTGGCCGATCGCATTGAGCTTGTCGCGTTGCCGGAGGAAGATGCGATCCGCATCGTTTCGCAAAACCGCTTTGTGCCGGATGATTGCCGCAACTTGGCGTATCAGGCGGCTAAGCTTCTTAAAGAGACGTTTTCGATCCGCCAAGGGGTGGCCATTTCGATTACGAAGCATATTCCGGTGGCCGCCGGATTGGCGGGAGGAAGCAGCGATGCGGCGGCGACGCTGCGTGGGTTGAACAAGCTTTGGCAACTTGGATTAACGATGGATGAACTGGCAGAGCTCGGGGCGAAAATCGGATCAGATGTCGCTTTTTGCGTCTACGGCGGAACCGCCTTGGCGACGGGGCGCGGGGAAATCATCACTCCGATCGCTTCGCCGCCGCCGTGCTGGGTTGTGCTGGCCAAGCCCCCGATCGGTGTATCGACGGCGGAAGTGTACCGAAACTTGGAACTTGAGCGTGTCAGCCATCCAGACGTCGATGCGATGGTGAGAGCGATCGAGCGGCAAGATTATGCGGCGATCTGCCGGTTGGTCGGCAATGTTCTTGAGGAAGTGACGTTGAAAAAATATCCGGAAGTCGCGCATATTAAAGAACAAATGAAGCGGTTTGGCGCTGATGCGGTGCTGATGAGCGGCAGCGGGCCGACCGTGTTTGGACTGATCGAGCACGATTCGAGAATGCAGCGGGTATACAATGGGTTGCGCGGCTTTTGTGACCAAGTGTTTGCGGTGAGAATGTTAGGAGAACGACATTCTCTTGATTAA
- the pth gene encoding aminoacyl-tRNA hydrolase, producing MKLFVGLGNPGKEYEQTRHNVGFFVIDELAKRWNVSLKTAKFRGLFGTASVSGEKVALCKPLTYMNLSGECVRPLMDYYDIAIDDVIVIYDDLDLPPGKIRLRLKGSSGGHNGVKSLIHHLGTEQFKRIRIGIGRPTNGQPVADYVLSRFTEEEKPAVDKAVLRAADACEQAVKAPFIQVMNDFNE from the coding sequence TTGAAGCTGTTTGTCGGGCTCGGCAATCCGGGCAAGGAGTATGAGCAAACAAGGCACAATGTCGGCTTTTTCGTCATCGACGAACTGGCGAAGCGCTGGAATGTATCGTTAAAAACCGCTAAATTTCGCGGCTTGTTCGGAACGGCGTCCGTTTCTGGCGAAAAAGTGGCATTATGCAAACCGTTGACATATATGAATTTATCAGGGGAATGTGTTCGCCCACTTATGGATTACTACGACATTGCCATCGATGATGTCATCGTCATTTACGATGACCTCGATCTCCCGCCGGGAAAAATCCGCCTTCGTCTGAAAGGAAGCTCCGGCGGCCATAATGGCGTCAAATCGCTCATTCACCACCTTGGCACCGAGCAGTTTAAGCGCATTCGCATTGGCATCGGTCGGCCAACGAACGGGCAACCGGTTGCGGATTACGTGCTCAGCCGCTTTACGGAAGAGGAGAAACCGGCGGTGGACAAAGCGGTGCTGCGGGCTGCCGATGCGTGTGAACAGGCGGTGAAGGCGCCATTTATTCAAGTGATGAATGATTTTAACGAGTGA